The Lagopus muta isolate bLagMut1 chromosome 6, bLagMut1 primary, whole genome shotgun sequence sequence GTGTGTTGGTATAAGTTTGTTGGAATAGCTCTTGAAAACCAGAAACTTCAACAGAGAACAGTAGTTGCTAGACTGCTGTCGTGTTTTGAGCACTGTGTTCCTCCATAGCAACGAGGAAAGAGAGTTTGATATCATGGGAAAgcaaagattaatttttttcaatatatggATGATAAATGTTGCAAAATGAGTTCTCATGTATGTGGTAATCTCCAGTGGCTCTTGAAGATGTGCAcgtcagcatttttttctcatgacgCTGTATTTAGGATTCGGtgtcttttcacagaatcatggagtgGTTGAAGTTGGCAGGGTTTTCAGGAGTCATTTACTCCAACCCCTGCTTGACcagggccacccagagcaggttgcccaggccCATGCCCACGTGGCTTTTGagatctctggaaaaaaaagattctacaacttctctgggcagcctgtgccagtgctccatcactcacACAGTATGAAAAAGCTTCCTAATATTCAGACAGCCTTCTGTGTTTGTGCCCACTGCTTCTTGTCTTATCTCTGAACACCGCTGAGAACAATCTGGTGCTGTCATCTTTGCATCCTCCacttaaatatttgtatgtattgATAAGAAACaccggagccttctcttctctggactgagcagtcccagctctctcagcctttcctcataggagagatgccTCGGTTCTTTCACCATTTCAGCAGCCCTTTACTGGCCAATAAAGGGCCAATATGTCTATGTCACTCTTTTATTAAGGAGACAGAAAGTACACCAGATGTGGTTTTATGAGTGCTGATTagaaaatttttcttcactttttttttaatgtctgtgtGTTAACAGTGATTTGAAGGGCCTTGAATGGCAATCACAGAATTTCTTAAgtattgttttcagtttattgATGTTCAGCTGAGTCTTGAACAGTGGCATTAGCTGTGCTGTGAACAAAAGTCAGTGCTGCTGTACCTTCAGAATAGGTGTTGTTAGCTTTAACCCACAGGTCACAAGATAGctattcttctttctcctttccgATCCCCCTACAGGAGCTTCGCACATGGGAAGAAGAGCTTACTCGTGCTGCTGTTGAACAGAAGAACCATGAGGAGTTGCTCCGAAGGCGGGAACAGGAGCTGGCAGAACGTGAGATTGACATCCTGGAAAGGGAGCTCAACATCATCATCCaccagctgtgtcaggagaAGCCTCGTGTGAAGAAACGTATGGGGAAGTTCAAGAAAAGTCGGCTCAAGTTAAAAGATGGCAATAATATCAGCCTGCCTTCAGGTTGGTGAGACGAATAAGACAAGATGGGAGGAGTATGTGAAAACCCCTAGCTTTGGTGTCTTCTTTGTGCTCATACTTgcacattttaaattataaaaaacaTACCTTTGGCATCTAGGAACTAAACTTCATGCTTTTGTGGCTAGCATTCCTCAAAGGGAACAGGTCAAATTATAAAGCCAAGAAGTGGGATTGTAATGTTACATGTTTGTTAGTGTATACAATTGATAGTAAAAATGTTGCAATTTAATACATTAGTgctcaaaataataatttgaataaaggatattgttttgtttggttgttttaaGCAAATGTTCCTTCTCTGGGAATATTTTACATAATACTGCAGCTGAATCTGTAAGCTATCAGATTTCTTGAGGCAAGAATCAAAAACTTACCAGAAATATTGAAAGCTTTGATACTGTGGCATTACACAACTTCACATGTTAATTCAACACACAAGTGACTTCTAATGTAACCCTTAAAATTAACCTTAAATACTTGCAGTCTGTCTGAGAAGTCACATAGTGTTTTCCTTTGTTAGCATCTCTTTGTCCTGTAGAACATTTTCTATACAGACCCTGAAAATTTCACGTATTATAAGTTAGCATcaacagttatttatttatttttttcttgtattaaaaaaggattttagctgtttttctgcttctgtgttgatttattttttttttcttttggtaacAGATTTCCAGCATAAATTTACTGTGCAGGCTTCTCCAACAATGGATAAAAGGAAGAGCTTGATCAGtagctgctccagccctcctgcaaGTCCTACCATTATTCCCAGACTCAGGGCCATACAGTGTAAGGAGCTCAATGTAGTATTGAATTTGGGAAATGTGCAGTCTGTCAGCGTGGTAAGATGCCAAGATTCCATATCTAGGACAGGactgtaaaaagaaatgttcctaAAATGTTGGCTTTGTGCCCTTGCATGTATGaatttagagagagaaaaatggtgttttgacAATTGGCTGGGAGGGTGGTGAGTTTGGTATTGTTTGGAGTCTGAACCTTACCTATACTCTTGAAAGATTGCTGCTTGATTTTACAGAGAACATATTCTTTGTGTCTGTAGGCTAATGTTTAGAATGTTAGTCTGCAGAGTAGATTTGTGAAACGTTATTGAAGTAGATTAAGTTACTAATGGGGAGAAAGAGAACCAGGGGTGCTAATCATTAAAATAGTGTTCCCCTAATAACCCAGAATTAGGGAGATAAGTGTGTATTAGAAGTATGAAAGGAATGTTAATGTTTAGTGTTTGCATTGGATGTCACAATTCTTGTGTTTCTGACATCAAACTAAttcttctgaaggagaaaacagtaCTAAACTAAAGCCTATCTGTAGTCATTTTGAAGAGATCTATATGCTAGATCAATGTTGGTGCATGATGAGAATTTTGTGAAATAACTCTGAATGAACATTTTCATTCTAACATTCTTCTGGCTCGTGTTCTTTACATTGCATTGGGACCCATGTGTgtacctttttttcccattttccactCTTTTTCCTACTTATGAAGTGACTCCTGCTGAAAGCAGTAAAACATGGGGACGAAACTCAGTCCTTccaaaggaggaaggagaggaagaagagaagagaggccagaagaaaaaagggcGCACCTGGGGACCAAGCTCACTTTGTCACAAGGAGCTAGGTGCAGGAGAGGACAGGTAAGAGGAGGGAATTAGATTGATGTCCATGTTCTGAAACTGGTTGTTATGACGGTTTCCCAGGAGATTTGCCTGTCCTCTTGCAAGCACTTTTCTGCTTACATATTTGCTGTGCCAAAGGCTTTAGAAATTTTAAACAGATTAGAGAACTGTTGTGTTCATTTCCTTGCTAGGGGTCTAACCCTGACCTGATGCTTTTCACGTCTGCCATTACCTTTTATTTTGAGTGGAATTTCTCCTTagctgtttctctgcagctaTTTTgtctgtagctttttttttttttcaggcttaaCTTTGTTGTTTCATATTACACCTGAGAATAGTTATTTTATAATTCTCAGCTATGTTCTCTCAGTCTTTTACATGCTATTGTTTAAAAAGCATCGGACAGAACCAGGCAAATATCTTCTCTTCCAGCTTTTGAAAAGTACACATATACCTTGAGTGAACTTTAGCAGATTTTGAGTGATTTTTAGAACAGGTGCAAGTTGTTCCTGGCCCTTTTCTATAGATTCTTGTTTTGCGACTTCatctttttactttcacttaaaGTATAGGAATATTTTATTAAGACTTTGAGAGGTTTGAGTACCTGTTGTCTTTTAGTAGAATCTGAAGCAACTTCCACTGCTAAATTGATAGTTTGACTTCAGCTATATTTTTTAGCAGGGAAAATAAGGTCAATGATTATAATTTAATATTAGGTGCTTGAGCATGGAACTCTTGGCAAATAGATGTTTATGTACTGTGTCATCACTACAATACTGTACAGGAACACCTAGATTGAAGTATTCAGTGGCACTAAGCTGCATTCTCCATCCAAGGTACTCTTAGCATGTGTTGTAACAGGGCAATATGGGGGAAGCTACTTCAGCTTGCTGTTCTATAGATGGAATattgtatttttcagaattaaaactgATGTTCTTTTTTACAGTcattgattaattttttttttaaaaaaggagatgAGTGAAGCTGGTAGAACAACACTCTACCTTGAAATAATGCTCAGAATTTTGGAAATAAGCCCCtttttctgatgatttttttttttcctgttccttcttGTATGGTCTGAAGAACTGAGTTGCTTTTGAGCATGGACTCCTGAAAGAGTTGCTTGCTAACTGTGATTGTTCTTAGTAAGATGACAGCATTTTGCAGAGTACTTGAAATGTGATAGTATTGCTGAGGGGGCAGTGTGGTTAACATTAATGaactgtttttcactgagatcatagagtcacagaaacatttgagttggaagggacccttagaggccatctagcccaactcccctTCAATGAACCTGAGCACCTACAGTGAGATCAGGGTACTTGGAGCTCTGTcaagcctgaccttgaatgtctccaaggatggggcatccaccacctctctgggcaatctgtgctAGTGCTTCACAACCTGTATTTTAAAGatcttcttccttatatctaatctaaaatTCTCCTCTTTTACtgtgaaaccattttcccttgtcttatcccaacagaccctgctaaagagtctgttgcCTTCTTTCTTACGGCCTGTTAGATACCAAAAAAGATCATGTCACACTGCAGATTATTTAAATAGAATAGGACTACATTAAAAATTAGTGCTTCAGATGATAGAGTACTTgctttttttagttcttttttttttttaatctatttctaATTTGGTAGGATAGGACATTAGATTTAAGTGAAGAGCTGGACTTAGCACACAAGAGTCCAGTTTAAGCTTTCCCCATGACACTGTTTGGGTAGCAGCAGTGCTACTATTCCACAAGCTTATGTAGCTCTTTGGCCAAGCCAACATGAATATTCATCTTTTCATCACTTTccatatatttttccttaagatTATTATCAGATTTTTATGCAAGAATTGCATTATAGGAGTTGCTATGAAAATCTCTGATGTGAGTAAACCTACCTGTAATTAACTTTAAGAAAAGTTAATCTTCAGGAGATGACTTGTTATTCATCCTTCTGCATTTATGTTTGAGCCTAAGAAATACATATAGCAGCAGAATTCAGCAGTTGCTATGCTGAATTACTGAGACCGGATAAAGCTTTATGCTGGAATAGCATTGTGAAAATTCAGTTGTGATCTTACAGTGCCTTCTCAGGAATATCCTCTGCACAGATCTTCAGAGTCTCCTTGTAGTGTTGCTTATAATTTCGGGGAGAGGAGGAGCGAAAATATGGACtttaacttaaaaagaaatctagCAAGTCACAAAATTATTCTGGTAGCCATTTGTATTTCTATTCAGGTTAAACTATGCTATGTGAGTAGAAGCAAATCTGTGTGGTTTTGCCAAGGGAAGATTTTTCTGAGAAGTCAAGAAGTTTATGTGCCCTCCTGTATAACAAAAGGCACTTTCCAAGGCTGTATGTACTTGACTATGAAGTAAAGGCTAAACTGAAGATCACTGCTGTCTGTTACATATGACTGTAGTCACTGCTCTCTTTGCACAGAGAGGAGAGTGTTTTCACTGCCCCACTGAAGACTCTCTTAGTAGTTGTCTGCCTGTGTTCTGTGTTGACACACTCTCTTAGACATGATCATGCTGCTAATATCATTCATTCTCACTCACCAGCTTTCTCTTAATGTGTGTCTGCTTTACGATGTTTATCCTAACTGTATATGTTGTACACACAGATAATATGGATACAGTAAGCATTCTCTGCTGCATTCCATTTCACAGCTGAGTGTAGTGTGGAGGGAATAAATTGGACTTATGTTGTAAAATCGTGTGGTTTCTTTCTTGACAAAGAGGATTCAGCCAGAACGGTTAAGGATGGGAGAACGATGAGCTCTGAAGATAGATGGGAGCTGTATGAGATGCTTTTAGTGTGATCTGAAACTATTCCTGAATGTTGGGAATAGAAAGAACATTTGGAAAGTCATGTCTATAGGTTGATCTTCAACCAACTGAACAAGTACTAAATCAAGCTAAGACCTTATGACTTTGCCAATAAAAATATAGCTAGTCTGGTTGAGCTAGTCAGTTAGGTTGAGAatagaggaaaaatacaaaccaagaaaaaaaaaatccttaccACCTTGATATAATACGACCTTGAAATCCTGCCATGGAAGTAATCTTACAAATGCAGAGTGATTCTggtgaaaaatgagaataagGAGAGGGTCTTGATCACAATCCTTCCCTTGGAAAGAAGGGAGAATATGAGCATATGTAAGCTGTCTTCTCAAAGAACAGCACAAGTTGGTCATGTTGCTGAAAGAGGTCTCGTCTCTTCAATTCTTCCAGTAACAGACATGCTATTTTATGTCCATCCGAGATCATTCAGACAATCCATAGATGTTGTCTtctttcattcagttttctgagTAAGTGCCTTTAAGCTTTTCACCAGCATTGATGGGTTTAATGTTGGAGTTTGTAGAAGGACACCACAAAACTATCAGCTTGGAGACTACTgttgactgaaaaataaatctacttGGCTTGTTGAGGTGTCAAAATTGTGCAGTttactgttgttgtttctgATATTGTGAAAGTGGTGCAGAATACGTATAGGATGATGACAGTGAATATCTGTTAACAGGACTACTAATAAGCTTAGGGGCAAGGCAAGATGCCTTTAAACTCAGATGACTTCGATGTAgggatttacttttttttttgcttgtttttgtttttttgtatttttggtCTCTAGCTAAGAGAATAACATGAACTATGGTGTGTAATTACTCATTATTCCGTAGTCTGTAGCTTATGCTTTTAACCTTTTGTActtcaaaacaatattttctctaGAGGAATGTAATATATTCTTATGATATAGAAGCATGACTGTTGTTATGACTTCAACGAACTATATTCCCACTGAGTGATTtttgattttcacttttcacttgtatttcatgtggaaatgtttttagagctgtttttcccctcttcctacTGAGCACTTTATTTTGTACTTGCCATGGCATGTTTGCCTTAGAAGAAACTCATCTAATTTCTGTCATAGTACTTAGTAGCTATGAATGCATGGTAATACTGTTTATCATCAGAGATCTTTTGACTGTTACATTGTCACAAATGAGGGAAGTGTTGTAAAATATCTTGCTAGCACAGGATTGTACATCTATGTAATTAAGATGGATTAATGCATACCCTAAATAGAGCGATAGAGAATATAGAAGGGAGGAATTAGTTTCTTGTCAGCACTCTACATCTTATTCTTTCTATTATTTCAGTCTGAAAGCTCTGGTAGAAGGATACAAACAGTGGTCATCCAGTGCACCAAACCTAGGGAAGATTCAGAGAACTGCACCTGCTTTTCCAGGATTCACCAGCTTAGCAGAGATGGGTAAAGTATTTACCTGGACTTGATATTCTCTTGATTGATATTCCGCTTTGCTATTCTGCTTCCATTCACATGAACTTTTGAATGTCCATTGAATGAACTTTTCCTTGTCTTCACCTTAAgcaatgttttcattttgatggTGTCTAGTACCTTCACTttggattttaatattttgtttattcttatAAGCTAGCAAGCTTCTCCTAATTCCCCTCTTCTTTCCATGCTTTCAACTCCTTTCAACTCCTTTTCTGTTAATATTTAGATGAGCAGTGTGGTTACACCCTTACTTGCCAAGGAGAGATTCTTACCATTTTCCTACCTTTTCACTCATCACTTCCATACGTACAAACTTTGGAGGTAACTGGAGCATATATCACTTCTGGTATGCTCTTTCCTTAATGGCTCATGAAAAAATCAACGTGTCAGTAACTTCTTTGGAGTTTTTGGGTACTTGTCTCAACCTGTCTGTTTTGGGATCAGTACATTGTGAGCATTTGGCAGTTGGTAAACAGTGCTTTTAGTGAGGATAGTTGCATCTTCTGAGAAGAAGCTTAACTCTCATGCGTATTTGTAAAACTTGGTGAAATTAGCTAAAGTCTTGCATCCATGCAAagtactttttttcatttgctttccagaTGATGAAGACAGTGAATGTCTTAATGGGGAGGGCAAAGTGCACCCTTCACCTGGGCACAACCAGTCATACCTCTGCATCCCGTTTCAGAAGAATGATGACTGGGATGGGCCTTCTAGTGATGCCAATGATGAGTCCACTCCTGTGAACTCTGCTACAAGCACCCCACAGCTTACACCCACCAACAGCCTCAAACGTAGTGGCTCCCACCACAAACGGTGCGAGGTTGCCTTGCTTGGCTGTGGAGCGgttctggctgctgcaggcctGGGGTTCGATCTGCTAGAAGCGGGGAAGTGTCAGCTGCTGATTGAAGAGGAGCCAGAGCCACccaaggaagagaagaagaaacgTGACAGCATTTTCCAGCGAGCTGGACGCCCACGCAGGAGCACTAGCCCTCCTTCTCGAAAAATCTTCAAGAAAGATGAGCCCATGTTGTTGCTTGGCGAGCCATCCACATCCCTCACCCTTCTTTCCCTGTCTTCCATTTCCGAATGTAATTCCACCCGATCCCTGCTGCGCTCAGACAGTGATGAGATTGTGGTATACGAAATGCCTGTCAGCCCTGTGACAGTCAAGGCTCCCTTGCCAGCCATTAATAACCCACTAGTTAATGTCCAGATTGAGAGATTCAAACAAGACCCCAACCAGTCCCTCACTCCCACACATGTGACGGTCTCTTCCCACACCCAGCAAGGCGGGCACAGGCGCACACCTTCTGATGGGGCCATCAAAGGGACTGGACTAGTTGTCAATGGGTGCCCAACCAGTGGATGCCCTTCCAGTAGCTGTTTAActggagcactgggagcaggtAGGTTTTCAgccatcttccttttcttcttcagaagaagGGCCCAAACACTATAGATACTAGTTAGGAAGTGAGCATATTGCATATACAGCATCTGTTGCCAGCCCACAGGCAAGGCTCGTGGATATTgtctttacaaaaataatgacTGGAACAATACAGTAACAGTCTCTATTCCATCACCTATACACCAAGGAACTCTCTGCATCATGTTGTGAGGCAGAGCCATGTTATTGTATCAAGGTACAAATACGGttcatttttaatagttttgCAGAATTCCATCTCTGTTGCCTTTATgcacttgtttgttttgctgttacaACTTTAAAGCAAATTATAATCTTTAAGGCAGTGAAGACTGAATCTCTAAAGCAGTGTGGGGCCTCTGCTGCTCTTGCTCTTATTCCTTCACAAGCCAGAGGGATTTTCTTGGGTAGGTAATGTTCTCATTGTTACAGTCTTTAGGAGTGGCTGTGACTAGATAACTTAATgctttccctattttttttcccctagtaattcacaagaaaagaaaagactaGAATGTGAAAATTAAGTCTGATTTAGCTAGACTAAATGAAATGTGGCATTGTCTGTTGAATGGAAGTCTGCAGTAAGATGCGGGTTAATACTCATTAAAATGTTCACGAaaaattttgttctattttaaaaacaaccaaacaagaaaaacagaaagtgtcTACATTAGATTTTGTTAAATGACTCTTCTAGGGAGTTGGTCTAACTCACTGCAAACAGGTGTCTCACATCCTGCTGTGCAAGTGTCTCCCCCATCCATTCAAGCTTTTAATGGATAATGTGCCTTCCAAAGGATTTGGAGAGTTCTTACCTCTGATAGGAAGTCAAATCCATGCTGTGCAGtctgagaatgaagaaaacaaatcagagaaTGAACAAAATACTCTGCCTATGCAAGGCAAGTGAATCAGGTGTTTCACAATGTGTTGAGAACGATATAGGAATAAAGAAACCAGTTATTCTCTTCAGTCTTGAAGATATGGAGATTGTAGGTTCTGAATGGaggctttctgctttgaaagtGTTTTCGCAGTGTACGTACGATAAGATTTGTCGGAACCTTTTAGAAGTGACATCTAACATGTT is a genomic window containing:
- the MAP3K9 gene encoding mitogen-activated protein kinase kinase kinase 9 isoform X2, translated to MSAAGTYAWMAPEVIRSSMFSKGSDVWSYGVLLWELLTGEVPFRGIDGLAVAYGVAMNKLALPIPSTCPEPFAKLMEDCWNPDPHSRPSFASILGHLTAIEESGFFEMPKDSFHSLQEDWKQEIQEMFDQLRAKEKELRTWEEELTRAAVEQKNHEELLRRREQELAEREIDILERELNIIIHQLCQEKPRVKKRMGKFKKSRLKLKDGNNISLPSDFQHKFTVQASPTMDKRKSLISSCSSPPASPTIIPRLRAIQLTPAESSKTWGRNSVLPKEEGEEEEKRGQKKKGRTWGPSSLCHKELGAGEDSLKALVEGYKQWSSSAPNLGKIQRTAPAFPGFTSLAEMDDEDSECLNGEGKVHPSPGHNQSYLCIPFQKNDDWDGPSSDANDESTPVNSATSTPQLTPTNSLKRSGSHHKRCEVALLGCGAVLAAAGLGFDLLEAGKCQLLIEEEPEPPKEEKKKRDSIFQRAGRPRRSTSPPSRKIFKKDEPMLLLGEPSTSLTLLSLSSISECNSTRSLLRSDSDEIVVYEMPVSPVTVKAPLPAINNPLVNVQIERFKQDPNQSLTPTHVTVSSHTQQGGHRRTPSDGAIKGTGLVVNGCPTSGCPSSSCLTGALGAGVLKTPSPSRDPNEVPRLPDPNLVFPPTPRRWNAQQDPTLERPKTLEFLPRPRPAASRQRLDPWWFVSPSNAKGESSANSSSTDTPSNLDSCFASSSSTVEERPGLPALLPFQGSHPVEERTLLDIDAEGQSQDSTIPLCRSELNTHKATAYELKQEFWS